Proteins co-encoded in one Geminocystis sp. M7585_C2015_104 genomic window:
- a CDS encoding TIGR01777 family protein, whose protein sequence is MRIAITGATGFIGRELVRQLGRENTIVVLTRDSRKAKSLISNPSNLEVVAYNPKEEGDWQTKIDGCDAVVNLAGAPISERWTASYKREILESRQIGTRKIVEAIAKAGNRPKVLINASAVGYYGTSETETYTETSAPGSDFLAQVCQAWETEAEKVKETGVRLVILRLGIVLGKDGGVLAKMITPFKLFAGGPIGSGKQWVSWIHIQDVVGIVNQALNNTQLEGVFNATTPNPVTMQQLCQTLGEVLKRPSWLPVPPFALQLLLGEGAQVVLEGQRVLPKRTLEVMQYSYYYPQVKPALEAIFCN, encoded by the coding sequence ATGAGGATAGCAATTACTGGTGCAACTGGTTTTATTGGCAGGGAGTTGGTGAGGCAACTGGGGAGAGAAAATACCATTGTCGTATTGACTAGGGATTCAAGGAAGGCAAAATCCCTCATCTCTAACCCATCCAACCTAGAGGTAGTGGCATATAATCCTAAAGAGGAGGGGGATTGGCAAACCAAAATCGATGGCTGTGATGCTGTTGTCAATTTGGCAGGCGCGCCCATTAGTGAGAGGTGGACAGCTAGTTACAAACGGGAGATACTAGAGAGTAGACAAATAGGCACTAGAAAAATTGTAGAGGCTATTGCCAAGGCAGGCAACAGGCCAAAAGTGTTGATCAATGCCTCGGCGGTGGGTTATTATGGCACTAGTGAAACGGAAACCTATACGGAAACAAGTGCCCCTGGCAGTGATTTTTTAGCACAAGTGTGCCAGGCGTGGGAGACGGAGGCGGAGAAAGTTAAAGAAACAGGTGTCAGACTGGTAATCCTCCGTCTGGGGATTGTCTTGGGGAAGGATGGGGGTGTCTTAGCCAAAATGATAACACCTTTTAAGTTATTTGCGGGGGGCCCCATTGGCAGTGGCAAACAGTGGGTTTCCTGGATTCACATTCAAGACGTGGTGGGGATAGTCAACCAGGCTTTGAATAATACCCAACTAGAGGGGGTGTTTAATGCCACTACACCAAACCCCGTGACGATGCAGCAACTATGCCAAACTCTGGGGGAAGTTTTAAAACGCCCCTCTTGGTTACCCGTTCCTCCCTTTGCCTTACAATTGTTGTTAGGGGAGGGAGCTCAGGTAGTACTGGAAGGACAAAGAGTACTACCAAAGCGGACCCTAGAAGTAATGCAGTATAGCTATTATTATCCCCAAGTTAAGCCGGCCCTGGAGGCGATTTTTTGCAATTAG
- the pyrF gene encoding orotidine-5'-phosphate decarboxylase — protein sequence MKSERIIVPLDVPNWEAATKLVEMLPGVTFWKVGLQLFVAEGADILKYLKDKGKKIFLDLKFHDIPNTVRGATLSAVSYQVDLLTIHAVAGREALKAAQEAVKNSAAATKLLAITVLTSLDARQLASDLKIPLPLPEYVLNNALMAKECGLDGVVASPQEVRQIKQACGKEFLTVCPGVRPQWATMEDQKRVMTPTQAFAEGADYLVIGRPITHADNPPLAWERLLAEIADSP from the coding sequence ATGAAATCTGAGCGTATAATTGTACCCCTGGACGTGCCCAATTGGGAAGCAGCAACAAAACTGGTAGAAATGCTGCCGGGAGTTACCTTTTGGAAAGTGGGGTTACAACTATTTGTGGCAGAGGGGGCTGACATTCTAAAATACCTAAAAGACAAGGGAAAAAAAATCTTCCTAGATCTAAAGTTCCATGATATTCCCAATACTGTCAGGGGGGCAACCCTATCCGCTGTCTCCTACCAGGTGGACTTGTTAACTATTCATGCAGTAGCCGGCAGGGAGGCCTTAAAGGCAGCCCAAGAAGCAGTGAAAAACAGCGCTGCCGCTACTAAATTGCTGGCCATTACTGTTTTGACCAGCCTAGACGCCCGCCAATTGGCCTCTGACCTAAAAATACCCCTCCCACTGCCAGAATACGTCTTAAACAACGCCCTAATGGCCAAAGAGTGTGGTTTGGACGGGGTAGTGGCTTCTCCACAGGAAGTTAGACAGATTAAACAGGCATGTGGTAAAGAATTTTTAACGGTATGTCCAGGGGTGCGCCCCCAATGGGCTACAATGGAGGACCAGAAAAGGGTAATGACCCCAACACAGGCCTTTGCCGAAGGTGCGGATTACCTGGTGATAGGACGCCCCATCACCCACGCAGACAACCCCCCCCTAGCCTGGGAAAGGTTGTTGGCAGAAATAGCAGACTCCCCCTAG
- a CDS encoding pentapeptide repeat-containing protein — translation MANSHHVSLVKNPTLWNDWRWRNPDVIPDLRGADLSGCDLRGINLADADLYGANLSGCNLAEADLTKANCYQVNFQRADLSDANCYKGCFNFANFQEANLTETDFSVACLENANLCNANLKDCYLIRASLKNANLSHTYSRGVTLTEANLSGVNFAYADLRDADLSNTIVINADFTGACLTGAYLEGWCFDDSTQIGQVICEYYYWLNRQKKEVFSKSTLVDLSQELSRLGQTTRDIPIPVYSDFQSSYKNVYPLSSSP, via the coding sequence ATGGCTAACTCACATCATGTAAGTCTGGTGAAAAACCCTACCCTCTGGAATGACTGGCGTTGGCGTAATCCTGATGTAATTCCGGACCTACGTGGTGCCGACTTGAGTGGGTGTGATTTAAGAGGGATTAATCTAGCCGATGCCGACTTGTATGGCGCCAATTTAAGTGGTTGTAATCTGGCAGAAGCTGATTTGACTAAGGCTAACTGCTATCAGGTTAACTTTCAGCGGGCAGACTTGAGTGACGCCAATTGTTATAAGGGTTGTTTTAACTTTGCCAATTTTCAAGAGGCTAATCTGACGGAAACGGATTTTAGTGTAGCCTGCTTAGAAAATGCCAATTTATGTAATGCCAATCTGAAAGACTGTTATTTGATAAGGGCGAGTTTAAAAAATGCTAATTTAAGTCATACCTATTCTCGGGGGGTTACTCTAACAGAAGCCAATCTATCGGGCGTTAATTTTGCCTATGCGGATTTAAGGGATGCCGATCTTAGTAATACTATTGTAATTAACGCAGACTTTACTGGCGCATGTCTTACTGGCGCTTATTTAGAGGGATGGTGTTTTGATGATTCCACTCAAATTGGGCAAGTGATTTGTGAGTATTATTATTGGCTGAATCGTCAAAAGAAAGAAGTATTTTCTAAGTCTACATTAGTAGATTTATCCCAAGAGTTGTCCCGTCTCGGCCAGACAACTCGCGACATTCCCATTCCTGTTTATTCTGATTTTCAATCCTCTTATAAAAATGTTTATCCCCTTTCTTCTTCCCCGTAG
- a CDS encoding aldo/keto reductase, with amino-acid sequence MSFILEKRIKVGDSLYLSPMGCGTWAWGNRFLWGYTPQMDGELQRVFNLLVSQGVTWFDTGDSYGTGKFNGRSETLLGKFSREYKGDHQDEIVIATKLAPYPWRLTPESLIKAYHQSAARVGRSIELVQLHWSPANYFPWQEKPLLEGLARLYHKGEVKAIGLSNYGPKNLLRAYNYLLDRGVRISTLQIQYSLLSTYPFVKLGLKELCQQLDIKIIAYSPLALGLLTGKYWDENSLPSGARGALFRQLIPAVKPLLYTLREIAEKNGKTMAQVAINWCICKGTIPIPGAKTVQQAKENLGAIGWRLSPAEVTELETVALSLNKQMIQNIFQTA; translated from the coding sequence ATGAGTTTTATACTAGAAAAGAGAATTAAAGTGGGGGATTCCCTTTATCTTTCCCCCATGGGTTGTGGCACTTGGGCCTGGGGTAACCGCTTCCTTTGGGGATACACGCCACAAATGGATGGGGAATTGCAACGAGTCTTTAACCTCCTAGTATCCCAAGGGGTTACCTGGTTTGATACAGGGGATTCCTATGGTACAGGTAAATTTAATGGCAGGAGTGAGACCCTCTTGGGTAAATTTAGCAGAGAGTATAAGGGAGATCATCAGGATGAGATAGTAATTGCCACCAAGTTAGCACCATACCCCTGGCGTTTAACCCCAGAATCCCTCATCAAGGCTTATCACCAATCCGCTGCCAGAGTTGGCCGTAGTATAGAATTAGTACAACTGCACTGGTCTCCGGCTAACTATTTCCCCTGGCAAGAGAAGCCCCTATTGGAGGGACTTGCCCGATTATACCATAAAGGGGAAGTAAAGGCTATTGGTTTATCCAATTATGGCCCAAAAAACCTCCTTCGCGCTTATAATTACCTGTTAGACAGGGGAGTTAGAATTAGTACTCTTCAGATACAATACTCCCTCCTTTCCACCTATCCCTTTGTCAAACTAGGACTAAAGGAGTTGTGCCAGCAGTTGGACATTAAAATTATAGCCTATAGTCCCTTGGCCCTGGGACTATTAACCGGTAAATACTGGGATGAAAATAGTTTACCATCTGGAGCCCGTGGGGCTTTATTTAGACAACTTATACCAGCTGTCAAACCCCTTTTATACACCCTCCGGGAAATCGCCGAAAAAAATGGAAAAACCATGGCGCAAGTGGCCATAAACTGGTGTATCTGTAAGGGCACTATCCCTATCCCCGGCGCCAAAACTGTACAACAGGCAAAAGAAAACTTAGGGGCTATTGGTTGGCGGTTATCCCCAGCAGAAGTCACAGAATTGGAAACCGTTGCCCTTTCCCTGAATAAGCAAATGATTCAAAATATCTTCCAAACTGCCTGA
- a CDS encoding 3-dehydroquinate synthase has protein sequence MESTVSVSLPQNSYQIYITANGLSSIGEKLKTLPIGKKVLVVSNPEIFDYYGQTTLDSLTKAGYEADYYLIPAGEKYKNLDSVAHLYDKALECRLERNSTFIALGGGVIGDITGFAAATWLRGINFIQIPTSLLAMVDASVGGKTGVNHPKGKNLIGAFYQPRLVLIDASVLKTLPPREFTAGMAEVIKYGVIWDKTLFESLEAADGIDSLAKLPQKLLIEILTRSCQAKADVVSQDERESGLRAILNYGHTIGHALESLTNYETLVHGEAVAIGMVAAGRLAVKLGLWGETDAGRQERLIVKAGLPTRIPSYLSVDDIISHLYTDKKVKNGKVRFVLPTAIGNVSIHEVKDNQMDLLRGVLESLLEG, from the coding sequence ATGGAATCAACCGTATCAGTATCCCTGCCGCAAAATTCTTACCAAATCTATATAACTGCCAACGGGTTAAGTAGTATTGGGGAGAAACTAAAAACGCTACCTATTGGCAAAAAAGTGTTAGTGGTTTCCAATCCAGAAATCTTTGACTATTATGGACAAACAACACTAGACTCGCTGACAAAAGCCGGTTATGAGGCGGACTACTACCTCATTCCAGCAGGCGAAAAATACAAAAACCTAGACTCAGTTGCCCATTTGTATGATAAAGCATTAGAGTGCCGTTTGGAGCGCAATTCAACCTTTATTGCCTTAGGAGGCGGTGTCATTGGGGATATAACCGGCTTTGCTGCCGCCACTTGGCTGAGGGGCATTAATTTTATCCAAATTCCCACTTCCCTTTTAGCGATGGTAGACGCTTCGGTAGGTGGCAAGACGGGGGTAAATCATCCCAAGGGGAAGAATCTAATTGGTGCATTTTATCAGCCAAGACTAGTTTTAATTGACGCCTCAGTTTTAAAAACCCTCCCCCCACGGGAATTCACTGCCGGCATGGCGGAGGTAATCAAGTATGGTGTTATTTGGGATAAAACCCTGTTTGAATCCCTAGAAGCCGCAGACGGTATTGACAGTTTGGCGAAATTGCCCCAAAAACTACTCATTGAGATTCTAACACGTTCTTGTCAGGCCAAGGCGGATGTTGTTTCCCAAGACGAGAGGGAGTCTGGCTTAAGAGCTATTTTAAATTACGGGCATACTATAGGCCATGCTTTAGAGAGTTTAACCAATTATGAAACCCTTGTCCATGGGGAGGCGGTTGCTATAGGGATGGTGGCGGCTGGACGTCTTGCTGTTAAACTGGGCTTATGGGGGGAAACGGATGCAGGAAGACAAGAAAGGTTGATAGTAAAGGCGGGATTGCCGACACGCATCCCCTCCTATCTTTCCGTGGATGATATTATTTCACATCTTTACACTGACAAGAAAGTTAAAAACGGCAAGGTTAGATTTGTGTTGCCAACAGCCATTGGCAACGTCTCCATACACGAGGTTAAAGATAATCAGATGGATTTGCTGAGGGGGGTTTTAGAAAGTCTTTTGGAGGGGTAG
- a CDS encoding glycosyltransferase — MSILVFISLTIWVYLLLVRGNFWRCNQFLVSVKSPPSYPPVAIVIPARNEAETVGTCIKSLLAQDYPGEYKIVIVDDQSTDDTREIATKVAGEKQRETDVEILTGKPLPVGWSGKLWALYQGVEWAKQVGKWQYFLFTDADIQHPPNNLTQLVALAETNNLDLVSLMVKLHCEGFWEKLLIPAFVFFFQKLYPFAWVNDRESKIAAAAGGCILISQSALTRIGGIQALKDALIDDCTLASMVKNTLPPSSSIWLGLTNSTFSLRRYNSLGEIWQMVSRTAFAQLNYSPWLLIATVVGMAITYLIPPVALVYGMLTSHWLTAACGFVTWLLMAFSYLPTLRLYHLSPVYSLLLWFIALLYTLMTIDSAWQHWQGRGGQWKGRIYSKVAARDK, encoded by the coding sequence ATGAGTATTCTTGTTTTCATTTCCCTGACAATTTGGGTTTATTTGCTTCTGGTTAGGGGCAATTTCTGGCGTTGTAATCAGTTTTTGGTGTCTGTCAAATCTCCGCCATCTTATCCGCCAGTGGCAATAGTTATCCCTGCAAGGAATGAAGCGGAGACTGTAGGCACATGTATTAAATCTTTACTAGCTCAAGATTATCCTGGGGAGTATAAGATTGTAATAGTAGACGATCAAAGTACAGATGACACCAGGGAAATAGCTACAAAGGTTGCCGGGGAAAAACAAAGGGAAACAGACGTAGAAATCTTGACGGGGAAGCCTCTTCCCGTTGGCTGGAGTGGCAAACTGTGGGCGTTGTATCAAGGGGTAGAATGGGCAAAACAAGTTGGAAAATGGCAGTATTTTCTTTTCACTGATGCCGATATTCAACACCCCCCTAATAACCTTACCCAGTTGGTAGCTTTAGCAGAAACGAATAATCTAGATTTAGTCTCCCTGATGGTAAAATTGCATTGTGAAGGCTTTTGGGAAAAACTGTTAATCCCCGCCTTTGTCTTCTTCTTCCAGAAACTGTATCCCTTTGCCTGGGTTAACGACAGAGAAAGTAAAATTGCAGCTGCCGCCGGGGGTTGTATTCTTATCAGCCAATCTGCTTTGACTCGTATTGGTGGTATTCAAGCCTTAAAGGATGCCCTCATAGACGATTGTACCCTAGCCAGCATGGTCAAAAACACACTACCCCCCTCCAGTAGCATCTGGCTGGGTTTGACTAATTCTACTTTTAGTCTCAGGCGCTACAATAGTCTGGGGGAAATATGGCAAATGGTATCCCGCACCGCCTTTGCCCAGTTAAACTACTCCCCCTGGCTACTAATTGCCACAGTTGTGGGCATGGCCATCACCTATCTTATCCCCCCTGTTGCCCTAGTCTACGGTATGCTCACCTCCCACTGGCTGACTGCAGCTTGTGGCTTTGTCACCTGGCTGTTGATGGCTTTTAGCTACCTACCCACCCTGAGATTATACCACCTTTCCCCTGTTTACTCTCTCTTGCTATGGTTTATAGCCCTGTTATATACCCTGATGACTATAGACTCCGCCTGGCAGCACTGGCAAGGAAGGGGTGGCCAGTGGAAGGGTAGAATATATTCCAAAGTTGCTGCTAGGGACAAATGA
- a CDS encoding O-antigen ligase family protein encodes MKDINRISEITPVGFNRVEIRWHRGELDRILLFFALFILPIQSLVGIIVLLYVSYKGWQEKDKEFQGKEPIIGLFLMLTISLIISTALAEEKREAIIGLVHFLPLFWVFLGVRRLVNDCQYLWCVILPFVVNSPLIAIIGVGEIIFHWKTPLLFYKFFGWRLTGEGTPTGRAASVFPYANSLALYLVISGIFAIALLLKNWYKKKIITPDIILLIVTVILDLYCLVLTQSRNGWILFFIAIIAFSVYRGWGIVIYMTTTAGVLTTWASFGQLPGQQIVRKIIPDFLWLRFSDQLYQNRPLEELRVSQWWYCLELIKSRPLFGWGLRNFSLLYEEKTGHYLGHPHNFFLMMMAETGIISTIMLLIVSGLVIMGGFVYLLRGKREKRDTDTIFFGLLMAFLSCSIYNLFDVSVFDVRLNIIAWILLAAIAGITHNTPFYYLRLKLLGDKNNSTPPVNDRKRHDNMANCHFHPNTQHP; translated from the coding sequence GTGAAAGATATAAATAGAATATCAGAAATAACACCGGTAGGATTTAACCGAGTTGAAATCAGGTGGCATAGGGGAGAGTTAGACAGAATACTTTTGTTTTTCGCCCTCTTTATCCTGCCAATTCAAAGCCTTGTAGGAATTATTGTCCTCCTTTATGTTTCTTACAAAGGTTGGCAAGAAAAAGATAAGGAATTTCAAGGTAAGGAGCCAATAATCGGCCTCTTTTTGATGTTAACAATATCTCTTATTATTTCCACTGCACTGGCGGAGGAAAAAAGGGAGGCAATTATAGGATTAGTCCACTTTTTGCCCCTGTTTTGGGTTTTCCTAGGCGTAAGGAGGCTGGTTAATGATTGCCAGTATCTATGGTGTGTAATCCTACCATTTGTTGTCAACTCTCCTCTGATAGCTATTATCGGCGTAGGGGAGATAATTTTCCACTGGAAAACCCCCCTGTTGTTCTATAAATTCTTTGGCTGGAGACTCACAGGAGAAGGCACCCCTACTGGGAGGGCAGCCTCTGTTTTTCCCTATGCAAATTCCCTGGCATTATACTTGGTAATCAGTGGCATTTTTGCTATTGCCTTGTTGCTAAAAAACTGGTACAAAAAAAAGATAATTACCCCTGACATTATACTTCTGATTGTCACGGTTATTTTAGACTTATACTGCCTGGTATTAACCCAATCACGCAATGGTTGGATTCTATTTTTTATTGCCATAATTGCCTTTTCTGTTTACCGAGGATGGGGGATTGTAATCTATATGACAACTACCGCGGGGGTATTGACAACATGGGCATCTTTCGGCCAACTACCCGGACAACAAATAGTAAGAAAGATTATCCCTGATTTTCTGTGGCTAAGATTCTCGGATCAACTATATCAGAATAGGCCTTTAGAGGAATTAAGAGTTAGCCAGTGGTGGTATTGTTTAGAATTAATTAAAAGCAGGCCGTTATTTGGGTGGGGTTTGAGAAATTTCAGCCTATTATATGAGGAGAAAACAGGCCATTATTTGGGACACCCTCACAATTTTTTCCTGATGATGATGGCAGAAACAGGCATTATAAGCACCATTATGCTATTAATAGTGTCAGGGTTAGTTATAATGGGGGGCTTTGTGTACCTGTTGCGGGGTAAAAGGGAAAAAAGAGACACAGACACTATCTTTTTCGGTTTGCTAATGGCTTTCTTGTCTTGCAGCATCTATAACTTGTTTGATGTCAGTGTATTCGATGTGAGACTAAATATCATTGCCTGGATACTGTTAGCCGCTATTGCCGGAATTACTCATAATACCCCTTTTTATTATTTGCGTTTGAAACTGTTGGGTGACAAAAACAATTCTACCCCCCCCGTAAATGACAGGAAACGCCATGACAATATGGCTAATTGCCACTTCCATCCCAACACCCAACATCCTTGA
- a CDS encoding IS6 family transposase: MRENSQHQWDQIREEIILLCIQWYVTDNLTYSQLRDLMQQRGFKIDPRTINCLVKEYSHLAKKRAKETQRKRRRGWRLVQIPFILRGRRKYLYRAVDAQGNTIDFLITGSRNKDRARKFFQQTIPHSLEDKPSGVLPRREIRLGRNNLILSILSLMALSGVTLFLFSQIQGKSTGEEKNQSGDKSDICGIIKKA, from the coding sequence ATGAGAGAAAATAGCCAACATCAGTGGGATCAAATTAGAGAAGAAATTATCCTACTATGTATACAGTGGTATGTCACAGACAATTTGACCTACTCCCAGTTAAGGGATTTAATGCAACAAAGAGGTTTCAAAATAGATCCCCGCACCATTAATTGTCTAGTGAAAGAATATTCTCATTTGGCAAAAAAAAGGGCAAAAGAAACTCAAAGAAAAAGAAGAAGAGGTTGGCGTTTGGTACAAATTCCTTTTATACTGAGGGGAAGAAGAAAATACCTTTATCGTGCCGTAGATGCTCAGGGTAATACTATAGATTTTCTCATAACTGGTAGTCGTAACAAGGATAGGGCAAGGAAATTTTTTCAGCAGACAATTCCTCATTCTCTTGAAGATAAACCCTCTGGAGTCCTCCCCAGAAGGGAAATAAGGCTAGGGAGGAATAATCTAATTCTCAGTATATTATCTCTCATGGCGCTCTCGGGGGTAACCCTGTTTCTGTTTAGTCAAATTCAAGGCAAGAGCACAGGGGAGGAAAAGAATCAAAGTGGGGATAAATCCGATATTTGCGGGATTATAAAAAAGGCATAG
- a CDS encoding photosystem I reaction center subunit VIII: MTGEFAASFLPSILVPMVGLVMPAVVMGLLFLHIESEA, from the coding sequence ATGACTGGAGAATTTGCCGCTTCTTTCCTTCCTTCCATCTTGGTCCCTATGGTAGGCTTAGTAATGCCTGCAGTGGTAATGGGGTTACTCTTTTTACACATCGAAAGCGAGGCATAG
- a CDS encoding cobalamin biosynthesis protein: MLPHYTGILSLWLASLLDYCIGDPWNWPHPVKFIGGVIHITVKFILHHVASPVGRRVWGVILAVFLVVASGGVSWLIVRLAWQINPWLGGTVEVVLLASCFAGRSLRQAAEDVLQHLPHNLENARSRLSLYVGRDTDKLSLQEVYRAVLETVAENTTDGVTAPLFYALVGLFIPSIGSVPMAMAYKTISTLDSMIGYKRPPYQDIGWFSAKLEDYATWLPCRLTVLTVALMSGRPLHCIRKCRRDAIKDPSPNSGWSEGIFAVVLGVQLGGVNFYKGEKKIKPLLGEPYRNIDASVIRQALGITRYCFLLWLFSATIVKLLLPHYH; this comes from the coding sequence ATGCTACCACACTACACGGGAATTTTGAGCCTGTGGCTGGCTTCTCTATTGGATTACTGTATTGGCGACCCTTGGAACTGGCCTCATCCCGTAAAATTCATTGGTGGTGTCATCCATATTACCGTCAAGTTTATTCTGCACCATGTTGCTTCCCCCGTGGGGCGTCGGGTGTGGGGGGTCATCCTGGCGGTATTCCTGGTGGTTGCCAGTGGGGGTGTGTCATGGCTAATAGTCAGACTAGCTTGGCAAATCAATCCCTGGTTGGGGGGGACAGTGGAAGTAGTCTTGTTGGCTAGTTGTTTTGCCGGCAGAAGTTTAAGACAGGCAGCAGAAGACGTATTGCAGCATCTCCCTCACAACTTAGAAAATGCCCGTAGTCGCCTTAGTCTCTATGTGGGGAGGGATACAGACAAGCTATCCCTGCAGGAGGTTTATAGGGCAGTTTTGGAGACTGTAGCCGAAAACACCACCGACGGTGTCACAGCGCCCCTTTTTTACGCCCTTGTAGGTTTATTCATCCCCTCCATTGGCAGTGTACCCATGGCCATGGCCTATAAGACCATTAGCACCCTGGATTCCATGATAGGTTATAAGAGGCCCCCTTATCAAGACATTGGTTGGTTTAGTGCTAAACTGGAAGACTACGCCACCTGGCTTCCCTGTCGTCTAACAGTTCTGACAGTGGCCTTAATGTCGGGAAGGCCCCTCCATTGTATCAGAAAATGTAGACGGGATGCTATAAAAGACCCTAGCCCTAATTCCGGTTGGAGTGAAGGCATTTTCGCCGTGGTTCTGGGTGTGCAACTGGGAGGTGTTAATTTTTATAAAGGGGAAAAGAAAATTAAACCCCTTTTAGGTGAACCTTATAGGAACATAGATGCCTCTGTAATCAGACAAGCCTTGGGAATAACCCGTTATTGTTTTCTCCTCTGGCTATTTTCTGCCACTATTGTAAAACTGTTATTACCCCACTACCACTAG
- a CDS encoding photosystem I reaction center protein subunit XI, translating into MSIDVVQPGGDPQVGNLCTPVNGSPFTKAFINALPAYRKGLSPSRRGLEIGMAHGYLLYGPFALLGPLRGTDFAPTAGLLATIGLIAILTIALSLYGAVGASKPTETLTTPEVPMDLATKEGWSEFASGFLLGGCGGAFFAFFLCQTPHLKPLIDIARNVWSS; encoded by the coding sequence ATGAGTATTGATGTAGTACAGCCTGGTGGCGATCCCCAAGTAGGAAATTTGTGTACACCCGTAAATGGTTCACCCTTTACCAAGGCTTTTATCAATGCCTTGCCAGCCTATCGGAAAGGGTTATCCCCCAGCCGTCGTGGCTTAGAAATAGGTATGGCTCATGGTTATCTATTATATGGTCCCTTTGCTCTATTAGGGCCGTTGCGTGGCACTGACTTTGCTCCTACTGCTGGTTTATTGGCTACTATTGGTTTAATTGCTATTCTAACCATTGCCTTATCTTTGTATGGAGCTGTAGGGGCAAGCAAACCCACCGAAACCCTCACTACCCCCGAAGTGCCTATGGATTTAGCTACCAAAGAGGGTTGGAGTGAATTTGCCAGTGGTTTCCTGTTGGGGGGTTGTGGTGGTGCCTTTTTTGCCTTCTTTCTCTGCCAAACACCTCATTTAAAACCCCTCATTGACATTGCCAGAAATGTTTGGTCTTCATAG